The Armatimonadota bacterium genome includes the window GTGCACCTCGCCCCGGTGAGCCTGCGCGAGGCGGCGCGCCAGGTCGTTGGCGTGCACCCCGGGTGCCACCTGCCCGGCCCCACCGACAAGCGGGACCACCGTGGTCCGCAGCGGCCGCGGGCGCACGTGGTGCACTACCTCGTTCAAGGTCGTCCCCCAGGAGACCCCTATCAGCTCCCGTCCCTTCAGGTACCGTTCCAACGCCAGGGCCGCGGCCTGGCCCAGCGCGCGACGGGTGAGAGTCGGCGACTCGGTGCGGCCGGTGACCACGACAGCTTCTCGTAGCCCGAACCGCTCTTCAAGCTCCCGTTCCAGCTCCTGGTGGGACTCCTGCGGGGGAATGACCTCGATGCGCACCACGCCTTCCGCCCGCGCCCGTTGAAGCAGCCGACAGACGGCCGGCCGTGACAGACCCAGACGGGCGGCGATTTCCTGCTGGGTCAGGCCCCGCAGGTAGTAAAGGTCTGCCACCTTGGCCATCAGATGCCGGTCGTCGTGCCGAGGCCTCAAGACAGGATCCCCGCTTCCACCAGCGCCTCTTGGAGTCTGCGAAGCTGCACGACCACGCTGTGTGCGTCCAGCTCCAGATCTTCCTCCGTCAGCACCTGCCCTGCACGCACTTCCCTACGTGTCCGGGCGCCTGCGACCACACCTACAGGTACGGCACGACTCGCCCTCGCCCGCACGGCATCCTCGGCAAGTCCGTAGACCGTCTCTCCACCGACGCCG containing:
- a CDS encoding sugar-binding transcriptional regulator, which codes for MRPRHDDRHLMAKVADLYYLRGLTQQEIAARLGLSRPAVCRLLQRARAEGVVRIEVIPPQESHQELERELEERFGLREAVVVTGRTESPTLTRRALGQAAALALERYLKGRELIGVSWGTTLNEVVHHVRPRPLRTTVVPLVGGAGQVAPGVHANDLARRLAQAHRGEVHLLHAPAIVASAEVQQALCSDPNIRRVLDMARQADVALVGVGALVASSTLVQSGYFSAREFAALRERGAVGDVCTRPYTREGLPVDDELQRRIVAVEFEDLRRIPTVVAVAGGLEKAEAILGLLCGELADVLVTDHVAARAVLRSLRAERGVEQ